The Chiloscyllium plagiosum isolate BGI_BamShark_2017 chromosome 42, ASM401019v2, whole genome shotgun sequence genome contains a region encoding:
- the LOC122543199 gene encoding 2-oxoglutarate dehydrogenase, mitochondrial-like, producing MMLPGTEFLRGIVEDGPAAQKPEEVKRLLFCTGKVYYELAKERKSRSLEAEVAITRLEQLSPFPFDVVEEEAKKYANAELLWCQEEHKNQGYYEYVKPRIRATTRRERPVWYVGREPASAPATGNKNTHLQELKRFLETSFNLQAFRGLDN from the exons ATGATGCTGCCAG GTACGGAATTCCTGCGCGGAATCGTGGAGGATGGGCCGGCTGCTCAGAAACCAGAAGAGGTTAAAAGGCTGCTGTTTTGTACTGGTAAAGTATATTACGAGTTGGCAAAGGAACGTAAGAGCAGGAGCCTGGAAGCTGAGGTTGCCATCACCAGGCTGGAGCAG CTCTCTCCTTTCCCATTCGACGTGGTGGAGGAAGAGGCCAAGAAGTACGCCAACGCTGAGCTGCTCTGGTGCCAGGAGGAGCACAAGAACCAGGGCTACTATGAATACGTGAAGCCGCGCATCCGTGCCACCACCCGCCGAGAGCGCCCAGTCTG GTACGTCGGGCGTGAGCCAGCCTCTGCCCCAGCGACGGGCAACAAGAACACCCACCTGCAGGAGCTGAAGCGATTCCTGGAGACCAGCTTCAACCTGCAGGCCTTCCGCGGCCTTGACAACTAG